From a single Lactococcus carnosus genomic region:
- the purB gene encoding adenylosuccinate lyase has product MLERYSRPEMTAIWTEENKYQAWLEVEILADEAWAELGEIPKADVAKIRENATFDVARILEIEKETRHDVVAFTRSVSESLGEERKWVHYGLTSTDVVDTAYGYLFKQANDILRADLDRFTAIIADKAREHKFTIMMGRTHGVHAEPTTFGLKLATWYSEMKRNIERFEHAAKGVEAGKISGAVGNFANIPPFVEAYVTEKLGITAQEISTQVLPRDLHAEYFSTLAIIATSIERMATEIRGLQKSEQREVEEFFAKGQKGSSAMPHKRNPIGSENMTGLARVVRGHAVTAFENIALWHERDISHSSAERIITPDTTILLNYMLNRFGNIVKNLTVFPENMVRNMNSTFGLIYSQRVMLNLIEKGMTREAAYDLVQPKTAYSWDNQVDFKPQLLSDEKVMSVLTEAEIDELFDPTYYASRVDEVFTRIGL; this is encoded by the coding sequence ATGTTAGAACGTTATTCTCGCCCTGAAATGACTGCTATTTGGACTGAAGAAAACAAATATCAAGCCTGGTTAGAAGTAGAGATTTTAGCCGATGAAGCTTGGGCAGAACTTGGTGAAATTCCTAAAGCAGATGTTGCTAAAATTCGAGAAAATGCGACCTTTGATGTCGCACGTATTCTAGAAATTGAAAAAGAAACGCGTCATGATGTTGTGGCCTTTACCCGTTCTGTCTCTGAGAGTCTTGGAGAAGAACGTAAGTGGGTACACTATGGTTTAACCTCTACGGATGTCGTAGATACAGCTTACGGCTATCTATTTAAACAGGCTAATGATATTTTGCGTGCAGATTTAGATCGCTTCACAGCAATTATTGCGGATAAAGCGCGTGAACATAAATTCACGATCATGATGGGACGTACACATGGTGTTCATGCTGAACCGACGACCTTTGGGTTAAAACTTGCGACTTGGTACTCAGAAATGAAACGTAATATTGAACGTTTTGAGCATGCTGCTAAAGGCGTTGAAGCTGGGAAAATTTCTGGTGCTGTTGGTAACTTTGCCAATATCCCACCATTTGTTGAGGCTTATGTTACTGAAAAACTTGGTATCACAGCACAAGAAATTTCGACGCAAGTCCTGCCTCGTGATTTACACGCTGAATACTTCTCTACTTTAGCGATTATTGCGACGTCTATCGAACGTATGGCGACAGAAATTCGTGGCTTACAAAAGTCAGAGCAACGGGAAGTTGAAGAATTTTTTGCCAAGGGGCAAAAAGGGAGTTCAGCTATGCCGCATAAACGTAATCCAATCGGTTCTGAAAATATGACTGGTCTGGCACGCGTGGTACGTGGACATGCTGTCACAGCATTTGAAAATATCGCCTTGTGGCATGAACGTGACATCTCACATAGTTCTGCTGAGCGCATTATCACACCAGATACAACGATTTTACTGAATTATATGTTAAACCGTTTTGGTAATATCGTCAAAAACTTGACGGTCTTCCCTGAAAATATGGTTCGCAATATGAACAGCACATTTGGCCTGATTTACAGCCAACGTGTTATGCTTAACCTAATTGAAAAAGGGATGACTAGAGAAGCAGCTTATGATTTGGTACAACCAAAAACAGCTTATTCTTGGGATAATCAAGTTGACTTTAAACCGCAACTATTATCAGATGAAAAAGTGATGTCAGTGCTTACTGAGGCTGAGATCGATGAGTTATTTGATCCGACCTACTATGCAAGTCGTGTTGATGAGGTATTCACACGCATTGGCTTATAA
- a CDS encoding NUDIX hydrolase N-terminal domain-containing protein, whose product MTEEVVLTLQRMLAITDTGLVFGSDAFDKARYAELRDLLAGLIEQTALLDQSEVTDLLRPVGHYATPLIDTRALVVNSADEILLVKDRRDETWALPGGFGEVGVSVKENILKELKEEAGVEAKVERLLAVFDSNKHQLQATQFFKLCFLCTALSTDFEPNTEIIEVAYFAIDQLPDLSTKRITRRQLEILMTRYKAGGQVYLD is encoded by the coding sequence ATGACAGAAGAAGTGGTACTGACTTTACAGCGCATGCTCGCGATTACAGATACAGGACTTGTATTTGGGTCTGATGCGTTTGATAAAGCGCGCTATGCTGAATTACGGGATTTATTAGCAGGGCTGATTGAACAAACTGCCCTGCTAGATCAATCTGAAGTGACGGACTTGCTACGTCCTGTAGGGCATTATGCGACACCCTTGATAGATACCCGTGCTTTAGTGGTCAATTCTGCTGACGAGATACTACTGGTTAAAGACCGCCGTGATGAGACATGGGCGCTACCAGGAGGATTTGGCGAAGTTGGGGTATCAGTAAAAGAAAATATCTTAAAAGAACTAAAAGAGGAGGCTGGTGTAGAGGCTAAAGTCGAGCGCCTACTTGCTGTTTTTGATAGCAATAAGCACCAATTACAAGCGACTCAATTCTTTAAACTGTGTTTTCTATGTACAGCCCTATCGACTGATTTTGAACCAAATACTGAAATCATAGAGGTTGCGTATTTTGCCATAGATCAGTTACCTGACTTGTCTACAAAACGGATTACACGACGACAACTGGAGATATTGATGACGCGTTATAAAGCAGGCGGTCAAGTTTACTTGGATTAA
- a CDS encoding LacI family DNA-binding transcriptional regulator: MANLKDVAKIAGVTPTTVSRVINMRGSLSQKTIDRVHSAMRELHYQPNAMARSLQGKKSQLIGLIFPTIATPFYGEITHAIESKLFSLGYKVILCDSENNPIKEREYLTMLMANQVDGIITSSHNKQVEEYENSHLAIVAFDRYLADGIPIISSDNLTGGKLAVAYLHEQGCRKIALIAGSSDTKSPTQNRLLGYQNKMLELNLTPLIHYLIRENALEDKRESIVQLLKSTTIDGIFCTDDLTAIMVKDVAAELNLSEIKVIGYDGTQMIQNYFPSLPTIVQPIEALADLIVAILIKKIEDDTFQPDDTYVLPVTLKP; this comes from the coding sequence ATGGCAAATTTAAAAGATGTTGCAAAGATTGCTGGTGTCACACCAACAACTGTTTCCCGAGTCATTAACATGCGAGGCTCCCTTTCCCAAAAAACGATAGACCGCGTTCATAGTGCAATGCGGGAACTACACTACCAACCCAATGCAATGGCTAGATCGTTACAAGGCAAAAAATCACAATTGATTGGCCTTATTTTCCCAACAATCGCGACACCTTTCTATGGTGAGATTACACATGCCATTGAATCAAAGCTATTCTCTCTAGGCTATAAGGTCATTCTCTGCGACAGTGAAAATAATCCCATCAAAGAGCGTGAGTACTTGACCATGCTCATGGCAAACCAAGTTGATGGCATCATCACTAGTTCGCACAACAAACAAGTTGAAGAATATGAGAACAGTCATCTGGCGATCGTCGCATTTGACCGTTATCTAGCTGACGGCATCCCAATCATTTCTTCTGATAATTTGACTGGTGGCAAACTGGCCGTTGCGTATCTCCACGAACAAGGCTGTCGTAAAATTGCATTAATCGCTGGTTCTTCAGATACCAAAAGTCCCACACAAAATCGTCTGTTAGGTTATCAAAATAAAATGCTTGAACTCAATCTGACACCGCTGATTCACTATTTAATTAGAGAAAATGCCTTAGAAGATAAAAGAGAGAGTATTGTGCAGTTGCTTAAGTCTACAACAATCGATGGTATTTTTTGTACTGATGATCTGACAGCCATTATGGTGAAAGATGTTGCTGCTGAGCTTAACCTTTCTGAAATTAAGGTAATTGGCTATGATGGCACACAAATGATTCAAAATTATTTTCCTAGCCTGCCAACAATCGTCCAACCAATAGAAGCCTTAGCAGATTTGATTGTTGCTATTTTGATTAAAAAAATTGAGGATGATACCTTTCAACCAGATGATACCTATGTGTTACCTGTTACGCTGAAACCATAA
- a CDS encoding PTS sugar transporter subunit IIB yields the protein MIDALRVDERLIHGQIAMVWSRALNLDGIVVANDEAAENELQQKALKMAVPNGIKVIIKTLDDAVTLLKDKRASDMKLLVLVRTIGDALFLAKQLDNIGYLNIGNVGKSVQGDKQTLTKFVMLTTDELTNLKELVTVYPETALQNLPSDVKELASKYI from the coding sequence ATCATTGATGCACTACGTGTAGATGAGCGTCTCATTCATGGGCAGATTGCCATGGTTTGGAGTCGTGCGCTAAACCTAGATGGTATCGTTGTTGCCAATGATGAGGCTGCAGAAAATGAGTTACAGCAAAAAGCCTTGAAGATGGCAGTGCCAAATGGCATCAAAGTGATCATTAAGACACTGGATGATGCGGTGACCTTGTTAAAAGATAAGCGAGCTAGCGATATGAAGTTGCTCGTACTTGTCAGAACGATTGGGGATGCCTTATTTCTAGCTAAGCAACTAGATAATATCGGCTACCTTAATATTGGGAATGTTGGGAAGTCAGTTCAAGGTGATAAACAGACACTTACTAAGTTTGTCATGCTGACGACAGATGAGCTGACAAATCTTAAGGAATTAGTCACAGTCTATCCTGAAACGGCGTTGCAAAACTTACCTAGTGATGTCAAAGAACTTGCCAGCAAGTATATATAA
- a CDS encoding PTS mannose/fructose/sorbose/N-acetylgalactosamine transporter subunit IIC, whose amino-acid sequence MFQAIIVALVVFLTVGGQELLGFTMIGRPIVIAPLIGLLLGDITTGLLVGAALETVFMGVVNIGGASSAEPGLAAALATAFAIQMGGRVEVAIALAVPLGIIGLQIKTILYVLVVGPFAARFDRLAAAGDATGIKKLHFGLWGLQWFLYALIPFFALLVGSKATQKVLEMIPDVILHGLSIAGGLLPAVGMAMLMKILWDNNVSVYYFLGFLIIAYFKVPLIAVAVMAVIIAIVVAQGDISKMKLEKEIAKKLSGSGAVDSSGMTASELENEAFFS is encoded by the coding sequence ATGTTTCAAGCAATTATTGTTGCATTAGTTGTATTTTTAACTGTAGGTGGCCAGGAACTTTTAGGCTTTACCATGATAGGGAGACCGATTGTTATTGCCCCATTGATTGGGTTATTACTGGGAGATATAACGACGGGCTTACTCGTTGGTGCTGCACTAGAAACAGTCTTTATGGGTGTGGTTAACATCGGTGGTGCCTCAAGTGCTGAGCCTGGTCTTGCTGCAGCCCTTGCAACAGCCTTCGCCATTCAAATGGGTGGGCGCGTTGAGGTTGCCATCGCTTTGGCGGTACCGCTAGGAATTATTGGTCTCCAAATCAAGACGATTCTATATGTCCTAGTTGTTGGACCATTTGCTGCAAGATTTGATAGACTCGCAGCAGCAGGAGATGCTACTGGTATCAAAAAACTTCACTTTGGTCTTTGGGGCTTACAATGGTTCCTATATGCCTTGATTCCATTTTTTGCCTTATTAGTTGGCTCAAAGGCAACTCAAAAAGTATTAGAAATGATTCCTGATGTTATCTTACATGGTCTATCTATAGCCGGTGGTTTACTGCCAGCAGTTGGGATGGCGATGTTGATGAAAATTCTTTGGGATAACAATGTCTCTGTCTATTATTTCCTTGGTTTTCTGATTATCGCATATTTCAAGGTACCACTTATTGCAGTAGCAGTGATGGCTGTGATTATCGCAATCGTTGTAGCACAAGGGGATATCTCAAAAATGAAACTCGAAAAGGAAATTGCTAAAAAACTATCAGGTTCTGGTGCTGTAGATAGCTCAGGGATGACTGCTAGTGAACTTGAAAATGAAGCATTCTTTAGTTAA
- a CDS encoding PTS system mannose/fructose/sorbose family transporter subunit IID — protein sequence MAITYKSLPKAEKKLIKSMYWRSFTLYSAVTPAKQGASGVSYTMQPFIDRFYKNREADRKAAMVRHMSYFNTNVAMFPFIMGITASMEKENAEKDDFNPESINAIKTSLIGPLAGIGDSVFWGVLRVIAAGIGVSLAQANNFMAPIIFLLLFNLPVQLVRWQGAKLGYTLGASYISDLYESGMINVLTKGATIVGLAMVGAMTSNMVSLQLKWNMVLDGKTIMKSQEMLNQIFVGLIPLSITLICFWLLKKKNMSINILIFSIIGLGILLSVLGIA from the coding sequence ATGGCAATCACATATAAATCACTGCCAAAAGCAGAAAAAAAATTAATCAAATCAATGTATTGGCGCTCATTTACGCTCTATAGCGCAGTGACGCCTGCCAAGCAAGGTGCATCTGGTGTATCCTATACGATGCAACCCTTCATTGATCGATTTTATAAAAACCGTGAAGCAGATAGAAAAGCTGCCATGGTACGTCACATGTCCTATTTTAATACCAATGTCGCTATGTTTCCGTTTATCATGGGGATCACGGCATCTATGGAAAAAGAAAATGCTGAAAAAGATGACTTTAACCCAGAATCAATTAATGCCATCAAGACATCTCTGATTGGCCCACTTGCAGGTATCGGTGACTCCGTATTTTGGGGAGTACTGCGCGTGATAGCAGCAGGAATTGGTGTATCACTGGCGCAAGCAAATAATTTTATGGCACCAATTATTTTTCTCCTTTTATTTAATTTACCAGTACAACTTGTTCGCTGGCAGGGTGCAAAATTAGGCTATACTTTGGGCGCAAGTTATATTTCAGATCTATATGAATCGGGTATGATCAATGTCTTGACCAAGGGTGCTACTATAGTCGGTCTGGCAATGGTTGGTGCCATGACATCAAATATGGTATCACTGCAACTTAAGTGGAACATGGTACTTGATGGGAAGACAATCATGAAATCCCAAGAGATGTTGAATCAAATTTTTGTTGGGTTAATTCCGCTATCAATCACCTTGATCTGTTTCTGGCTTCTAAAGAAAAAGAATATGTCAATCAATATTTTAATCTTCAGCATTATCGGACTAGGGATTCTTTTGTCGGTATTAGGGATTGCTTGA
- a CDS encoding glycoside hydrolase family 13 protein, with product MTKRQEKIAEKWWKNAVIYQIYPKSFNDTNGDGIGDIAGIIEKIPYLKTLGVDGLWISPLYLSPQVDNGYDITDYRVIDPMFGTNEDMYDLIKLAHAAGIKIIMDFVANHTSDQAFWFQESRKSKNNFFSDFYIWQDAKPDGSEPNNWGSNFGGSAWTFDEMRQQYYLHYYAAEQPDLNWENEIVREYIYDMMRFWKSKGVDGWRMDVITSISKDLSFPDNVKNLTTSNQQNGPRMHEFIHEMNRQVLAPCEMMSVGESPAAKASDAPSLVSPSRQELDMIFTFEHMHIDRKPGDVNGRWALQKRDLVSLKRILSDWQLALRDNGWNALYFENHDRARVISRWGNDTTYRYASATAFATILHGLQGTPYIYQGEEIGMVNADYELSEYDDIELHGNYEQYVVQQQTISHDAFMQAAYKVSRDHARTPMQWSDDKHAGFSDGQPWLKVNPRFPEINVAKDLASKQSIFAYYQKLIQLRKSSDLLLEGSYELLLPDDDNLFIYKRSWQGETWLIVANFSEEMHSFPLATACSEIILTNSDRQDLSGQLKPYEAFIAKL from the coding sequence ATGACTAAAAGGCAAGAAAAAATAGCCGAAAAATGGTGGAAAAATGCAGTTATTTATCAAATATATCCCAAGAGTTTTAATGACACAAATGGAGATGGGATTGGTGATATTGCGGGGATCATCGAAAAAATACCCTATCTAAAAACATTAGGTGTAGATGGGTTGTGGATCAGCCCCTTATACCTGAGTCCACAAGTGGATAATGGCTATGATATCACGGATTATCGGGTCATTGATCCCATGTTTGGGACAAATGAGGACATGTATGACTTGATTAAGTTAGCACATGCAGCAGGTATCAAAATCATTATGGATTTTGTCGCGAATCATACCTCAGACCAAGCTTTCTGGTTTCAAGAGTCACGCAAGAGTAAAAACAATTTTTTCTCGGATTTTTATATCTGGCAAGATGCCAAACCAGATGGGTCAGAACCCAATAATTGGGGCTCAAACTTTGGTGGATCTGCTTGGACATTTGATGAAATGAGACAGCAATACTACTTGCATTATTATGCGGCAGAACAACCAGATTTGAATTGGGAAAATGAGATTGTTCGTGAATACATCTACGACATGATGCGTTTTTGGAAGTCAAAGGGTGTAGATGGGTGGCGAATGGATGTCATCACCTCTATTTCAAAAGATCTATCCTTTCCTGATAACGTCAAAAATCTTACCACCTCAAATCAGCAGAATGGGCCACGGATGCATGAATTTATCCATGAAATGAATCGCCAAGTTCTAGCACCTTGTGAGATGATGTCTGTCGGAGAATCTCCTGCGGCTAAAGCCTCAGATGCACCAAGCTTAGTTAGTCCTAGTCGACAGGAACTGGATATGATTTTTACCTTTGAGCACATGCATATTGATCGGAAACCAGGCGATGTTAATGGGCGTTGGGCGCTTCAAAAAAGAGATTTAGTCTCACTTAAGCGCATCCTATCTGATTGGCAGCTGGCGCTTAGAGATAATGGCTGGAATGCCCTGTATTTTGAGAATCATGATCGGGCACGTGTGATTTCGAGGTGGGGAAATGATACCACTTATCGATATGCCTCAGCAACTGCCTTTGCAACGATCTTACATGGTCTGCAAGGGACACCTTATATTTACCAGGGTGAAGAAATCGGTATGGTGAATGCTGACTACGAGTTGTCGGAATATGATGATATAGAGCTTCACGGAAACTATGAGCAGTATGTGGTACAACAGCAGACGATTTCTCATGATGCCTTCATGCAAGCAGCCTATAAGGTCAGTCGTGATCATGCTAGGACACCGATGCAGTGGTCGGATGACAAACATGCTGGTTTTTCTGACGGACAACCTTGGCTGAAAGTTAATCCACGTTTCCCTGAGATAAATGTTGCCAAGGATCTAGCAAGTAAGCAGTCTATTTTTGCTTATTACCAAAAGCTCATTCAGCTCAGAAAATCAAGTGACTTATTGTTAGAGGGATCTTATGAGTTACTCCTACCTGATGATGATAATTTATTCATTTATAAAAGGAGTTGGCAGGGTGAGACCTGGTTAATTGTCGCTAATTTTTCTGAGGAAATGCACTCTTTTCCATTAGCTACTGCATGTTCAGAAATCATCTTGACCAACTCGGACAGACAAGATCTTTCAGGCCAATTGAAACCTTACGAAGCATTTATTGCTAAGCTTTAG
- a CDS encoding MurR/RpiR family transcriptional regulator, translating into MNLEILITQSQKNLGDMDLEILAYVVKHQKQVQNANIIDLSKAVHVSKSSVLRMTKKLGFSGYTEFKYFLKQSDNDDKIAQTTDLIELQEKDIESTYQYLKVTNFTPICQKIGEAEAIFFFGTGYAPQRQLQEFCKSLSLVGKRVVFVPTKAELDYVMLTMTKKDLFLIASLSGETENLRENFAWLKAQKVPICAITAFSANYMSTMAEYAYHYYLTPFYVATHHFTHKSYVALDLLLDWIYRDYLIFLN; encoded by the coding sequence ATGAATCTTGAAATCCTTATTACACAATCACAAAAAAACCTTGGCGACATGGATTTAGAGATTTTAGCCTATGTTGTTAAACATCAAAAACAGGTTCAAAATGCAAATATCATTGACCTATCAAAGGCTGTTCATGTCAGCAAATCTTCTGTTTTACGGATGACCAAGAAATTGGGTTTTTCAGGGTATACAGAGTTCAAGTATTTTTTAAAGCAATCGGATAACGATGACAAAATTGCGCAGACTACAGACTTGATCGAGTTACAAGAAAAAGATATAGAAAGTACCTATCAATATCTTAAGGTAACTAATTTTACACCGATCTGTCAGAAAATAGGTGAAGCAGAGGCCATCTTCTTTTTTGGGACAGGTTATGCGCCACAACGGCAACTTCAGGAATTCTGCAAGTCCTTATCACTAGTTGGTAAACGTGTCGTCTTTGTACCGACCAAGGCAGAACTGGATTATGTGATGTTAACCATGACAAAAAAAGATTTATTTCTGATTGCTTCTTTAAGCGGCGAGACAGAGAATTTACGAGAAAATTTTGCTTGGCTCAAGGCCCAAAAAGTGCCGATATGTGCCATAACTGCATTTAGTGCAAACTATATGTCGACAATGGCAGAATATGCTTATCATTACTACCTAACTCCGTTTTATGTGGCAACCCACCATTTTACACATAAGTCCTATGTCGCACTTGACTTATTACTTGACTGGATTTATAGAGACTACTTGATTTTTTTGAACTAG
- a CDS encoding sucrose-6-phosphate hydrolase, producing the protein MNNYQTFDTVYIFNYKPFSKVCQAFDIKNFLAYNLGMTNKTDYTLPWTSPERYRSYASYDKAYTDELTASVAASTYKTTYHIQPKTGLLNDPNGFSFFNGKYHLFYQVFPYGPVHGLKSWGLMTSTDLIHWQDEGLKLFPDTVYDSHGAYSGSALPLSNDQLFLFYTGNTRGADKSRAAYQNGAIYSASGEIKKFDRPLLTTPKGYTDHFRDPMIFDYQGDKYAIIGAQTAELQGAVVLAHANDTNLTSWDYSKQLAFTNQDMGYMIECPNLVFIDQTPVLLFCPQGLDQSVCAYDNIFPNMYVIADAFDPEASSLTNTSALHNLDDGFEVYATQAFNAPDGRVLASSWLGLPDLDDPSLADGWQGILSLVKELTLKNGKLYQYPVAETLSLRQNQEQINLSDTPTASPTNSYELELEITSDNELYLFANADKTSYVILSVDMLNGTLTLNREHLPVNWAESYGHTRSTTFDNTTGTVKLNLFADTSSLEIFINNGEKVMSSRIFTAPENTYLAAKSDVTATLWQLKK; encoded by the coding sequence ATGAATAATTATCAAACGTTTGATACCGTTTACATTTTTAATTATAAACCGTTTTCAAAAGTATGTCAAGCGTTTGACATAAAAAACTTTTTAGCCTATAATTTGGGTATGACTAATAAAACAGATTACACCCTACCTTGGACGTCTCCTGAACGCTATCGCTCGTATGCTAGCTATGATAAAGCCTATACGGATGAGCTTACGGCTAGTGTCGCCGCATCTACTTATAAGACGACCTACCATATTCAACCTAAAACTGGTTTATTAAATGATCCAAATGGCTTCTCATTCTTTAATGGCAAATACCACCTCTTCTATCAAGTCTTTCCCTATGGTCCTGTACATGGCCTCAAATCTTGGGGTCTTATGACCTCGACTGACTTGATACATTGGCAAGATGAGGGGCTAAAACTCTTCCCTGATACTGTTTATGATTCACACGGTGCTTATTCTGGATCAGCACTACCACTTTCTAACGACCAATTATTTTTGTTCTACACTGGCAATACCCGGGGCGCTGACAAATCTAGAGCTGCCTATCAAAATGGTGCCATTTATTCAGCCTCTGGTGAAATTAAGAAATTTGATAGACCGCTGCTAACCACACCAAAAGGCTACACGGATCATTTCAGAGACCCGATGATTTTTGATTATCAGGGTGACAAGTATGCTATTATCGGCGCACAAACTGCTGAGCTACAAGGTGCAGTAGTTTTAGCACATGCTAATGATACCAACCTCACTTCTTGGGATTATAGTAAGCAACTCGCCTTCACTAACCAGGATATGGGCTATATGATAGAATGTCCTAATCTTGTCTTCATCGATCAAACACCTGTCCTTTTATTCTGTCCACAGGGCCTTGATCAATCAGTCTGTGCCTATGATAATATCTTTCCAAATATGTATGTCATCGCTGATGCATTCGATCCAGAAGCAAGCAGTTTGACCAACACAAGTGCGCTTCATAATCTAGATGATGGTTTTGAAGTCTATGCCACACAGGCCTTCAATGCACCTGATGGTCGTGTTTTAGCAAGTTCTTGGTTAGGCCTTCCTGATCTCGATGATCCGTCACTAGCAGATGGCTGGCAAGGTATCCTAAGTCTGGTCAAGGAACTGACCTTGAAAAATGGCAAACTCTACCAGTACCCCGTAGCTGAAACCCTCTCGTTACGCCAAAACCAAGAGCAGATTAACCTTTCTGATACGCCAACAGCTAGCCCGACAAATAGTTATGAGCTTGAGCTTGAGATAACATCAGATAATGAACTTTACCTCTTTGCTAACGCTGATAAAACAAGCTATGTTATCTTAAGCGTAGATATGCTAAATGGTACACTCACGCTTAACAGAGAGCATCTACCAGTTAACTGGGCTGAAAGCTATGGTCATACGCGTTCAACAACTTTTGATAATACGACAGGTACTGTCAAACTAAATCTATTTGCTGATACGTCATCACTTGAGATTTTTATAAATAATGGCGAAAAAGTCATGTCTAGTCGGATTTTCACAGCACCTGAAAATACCTATCTAGCAGCTAAATCAGATGTTACAGCAACTCTCTGGCAGTTAAAAAAATAA